Proteins encoded in a region of the Carassius carassius chromosome 49, fCarCar2.1, whole genome shotgun sequence genome:
- the grin3a gene encoding glutamate receptor ionotropic, NMDA 3A → MPGSLIWGALGRLLWLSLLAPSALMMLLVPPASLAHPQPCQILKRIGHTVRVGALHLQPRVFRQDSFRGRDTDWDADRETWEQWDAITQSRHEQGWRGIRTKNSANNPHKASKSKSALKQVGPDAVFLPRDSVLLATESLNRVAGLLPYNLSLEIVMAVEAGLGELPAFSFSSSSTPTCGDPASFLQSVCHTVVVQGVSAIVAFPQNRDELVKLEFVATTLQIPVISVVQREIKRQSQNSLHFQMAMQNPQTSQADLIFSLLSMNNWFDVSLVMCQQMNISDFVFLLHNNSKFHLGTVLKLSTNSSSKSDFQMSLQVQLDSIKDSTSTIVTFGCDIRDIRRIFTTIVKLGLILPDYHWIIGDSQNVEELRTEGLPMGLLAHGGMGEPSLDHYVQDALELVARAVGSAATVSPELALIPGITNCLARLKTKNLTSGTFLSRYMANTSFDGLSGYINIQEESIIISESHTFIWNLQHDPVGKPMWTRLGSWKQGKVVMDYGVWPNKRQSQGGADWRHSSRLHLRVVTLVEHPFVFTRDVDEEGLCPAGQLCLDPLTNDTSLLKSLFQGLQGANDSVPMELKKCCYGYCIDLLEKLAEDMRFDFNLYIVGDGKYGAYKNGRWTGLVGDLMSGAAHLAVTSFSINSARSQVIDFTSPFFSTSLGILVRTMDTAAPIGAFMWPLHWSMWLGIFVSLHVTAVFLTLYEWKSPFGMTPRGRNRDRVFSFSSALNVCYAILFGRTAAIKPPKCWTGRFLMNLWAIFCLFCLSTYTANLAAVMVGEKTYEQLSGIHDPKLHHPSQGFRFGTVRESSAEDYVKKSFPEMHEYMRRYNVPTTPDGIYHLKDDPQKLDAFIMDKALLDYEVSIDADCKMLTVGKPFAIEGYGIGLKQNSPLTSNISELVSQYKSDGFMDMLHDKWYKVVPCGKRSFAVTETLQMGIKHFSGLFVMLCIGLALSLLTTLGEHIVHRWLIPRMQQSSQLKYWLHTSQRLHRALNPTFKEDKLQTVAKPEKSCNVGNNQQMPWNSLGTSNCNRRKLSNQEGQQNDLECSHCKELLSPQDNRQLPLQATSNGRNDLLGLSQNPIVQELTDLETQIQLIKKQLQLAMKKKKELEQNQKIKSSTES, encoded by the exons ATGCCGGGCTCTTTGATCTGGGGTGCGCTGGGCAGGTTGCTGTGGCTCTCCTTACTTGCGCCAAGCGCTTTGATGATGCTGCTTGTTCCCCCAGCATCTCTGGCGCATCCACAGCCATGTCAGATTCTGAAGAGGATCGGACACACGGTGAGAGTCGGAGCTCTGCACCTGCAGCCTCGAGTGTTCAGGCAGGATTCCTTCAGAGGAAGAGACACGGACTGGGATGCAGACAGAGAAACGTGGGAACAGTGGGACGCGATCACCCAAAGTAGGCACGAACAAGGCTGGAGGGGCATTAGGACTAAAAACTCAGCGAATAACCCCCACAAGGCCTCCAAAAGTAAAAGCGCACTCAAACAAGTGGGTCCGGACGCTGTGTTTCTACCTCGAGACTCTGTTCTACTCGCTACAGAGAGCCTCAATCGAGTGGCGGGGCTTTTACCTTACAACCTCAGCCTTGAGATAGTCATGGCTGTGGAAGCAGGACTGGGAGAATTACCTGCTTTCTCCTTTTCCTCCTCATCTACACCTACCTGTGGCGATCCCGCGTCGTTCCTGCAAAGTGTTTGCCACACCGTCGTCGTGCAAGGAGTCTCTGCCATCGTCGCGTTCCCACAGAACAGGGACGAACTGGTCAAGTTGGAATTTGTCGCCACAACGCTACAGATTCCAGTCATCAGCGTCGTCCAGCGCGAAATTAAACGCCAGAGTCAG AACTCTCTTCATTTCCAGATGGCCATGCAAAACCCTCAAACCTCCCAAGCAGATCTCATCTTCTCCCTGCTGTCCATGAACAACTGGTTTGATGTCAGTCTGGTGATGTGTCAACAGATGAACATTTCAGACTTTGTTTTCTTGCTCCATAACAACTCCAAATTTCATCTGGGTACGGTTCTCAAGTTGTCCACCAACAGCAGCTCCAAAAGTGACTTTCAAATGTCCCTGCAAGTTCAGCTGGACTCCATCAAGGACTCAACATCTACCATAGTGACCTTTGGATGTGACATCAGGGATATAAGGAGAATCTTTACTACCATTGTGAAGTTAGGCCTAATTCTTCCCGATTACCACTGGATTATTGGAGACTCTCAGAATGTGGAGGAATTACGGACAGAGGGGCTACCCATGGGCCTTCTTGCACATGGTGGCATGGGTGAGCCCTCGCTGGATCATTATGTCCAGGATGCTTTAGAGCTGGTGGCACGAGCAGTGGGATCGGCTGCCACTGTGTCTCCAGAACTGGCGCTGATTCCTGGCATCACAAACTGTCTGGCTAGACTTAAGACTAAAAATCTCACATCAGGAACCTTTCTGTCCAG ATACATGGCCAACACGTCTTTTGACGGCCTGAGTGGCTACATCAATATTCAAGAGGAATCTATCATCATCTCTGAAAGCCATACCTTCATCTGGAATCTCCAGCATGACCCAGTAGGCAAGCCCATGTGGACACGTCTCGGCAGCTGGAAGCAAGGCAAAGTGGTAATGGATTACGGTGTCTGGCCTAATAAGAGACAGTCTCAGGGAGGAGCGGACTGGCGGCATTCCTCACGTCTACACTTGCGCGTCGTCACCCTGGTAGAACATCCATTTGTCTTCACCCGAGACGTTGATGAAGAAGGCTTGTGCCCGGCTGGCCAGCTGTGCCTTGATCCCCTAACAAATGACACATCCTTATTGAAAAGTCTTTTTCAGGGTTTGCAAGGTGCCAACGACAGCGTCCCAATGGAGTTAAAAAAATGTTGCTATGGATATTGCATTGATCTTTTGGAGAAGCTAGCAGAGGACATGAGGTTTGACTTCAACCTCTACATTGTGGGAGACGGGAAATATGGAGCTTACAAGAACGGTCGCTGGACAGGACTGGTCGGGGACCTCATGAGCGGGGCGGCACATCTGGCTGTCACTTCCTTTAGCATCAACTCAGCACGCAGTCAGGTCATTGACTTCACCAGCCCGTTTTTCTCCACCAGTCTGGGAATCCTTGTCAGGACTATGGACACGGCCGCACCTATCGGGGCCTTCATGTGGCCCCTGCACTGGAGTATGTGGCTGGGAATATTTGTGTCTTTACATGTGACGGCCGTGTTCTTGACCTTGTATGAGTGGAAAAGCCCTTTCGGCATGACTCCGAGGGGAAGGAACAGGGACCGTGTCTTTTCTTTCTCCTCTGCGTTAAACGTTTGCTACGCAATTCTATTCGGCAGGACTGCCGCCATTAAGCCACCAAAGTGTTGGACCGGCAGATTCCTCATGAACCTCTGGGCCATATTCTGTCTGTTCTGCCTTTCAACGTACACGGCTAATCTCGCCGCTGTAATGGTTGGTGAGAAAACCTACGAGCAACTCTCAGGTATACATGATCCCAAG CTCCACCATCCATCACAAGGTTTCCGCTTTGGAACCGTTCGGGAGAGCAGTGCTGAGGACTATGTGAAAAAAAGCTTCCCAGAGATGCATGAATACATGAGACGATATAATGTCCCTACAACACCTGATGGGATATATCATCTTAA GGATGATCCCCAAAAGCTGGATGCTTTTATAATGGACAAAGCTCTTTTAGACTATGAAGTGTCTATTGATGCAGACTGCAAGATGCTGACAGTGGGAAAGCCTTTTGCGATTGAAG GCTATGGCATTGGGCTCAAACAGAACTCTCCTCTGACCTCAAATATCTCTGAGCTGGTCAGTCAGTACAAATCTGATGGATTTATGGACATGCTGCATGATAAGTGGTATAAGGTTGTACCCTGTGGTAAAAGAAGCTTTGCAGTCACAGAG ACGTTACAGATGGGGATAAAGCACTTCTCAGGGTTATTTGTCATGCTGTGCATTGGATTGGCCCTGTCTCTCCTCACCACACTGGGTGAACACATCGTCCATCGCTGGCTGATACCCAGAATGCAGCAGTCGTCACAGCTTAAGTACTGGCTCCACACCAGTCAA CGATTACATCGAGCACTTAACCCGACTTTCAAAGAAGACAAATTACAGACGGTTGCAAAACCGGAGAAAAG CTGCAATGTTGGAAACAACCAGCAAATGCCATGGAACTCTTTGGGAACCTCCAACTGCAACAGACGAAAACTGTCCAATCAAGAGGGACAACAAAATGACCTGGAATGTTCTCACTGTAAAGAGCTGCTGTCCCCGCAGGACAATAGACAGCTTCCGTTACAGGCCACATCGAACGGAAGAAACGACTTGCTTGGCCTTTCCCAGAACCCCATAGTACAGGAACTGACAGACCTGGAAACACAAATCCAGCTTATCAAAAAGCAACTACAGCttgccatgaagaagaaaaaagagctGGAACAGAATCAGAAGATAAAGTCTTCAACCGAGTCCTAG